The DNA region CAACTCTTAATAAAACCTGTATTACAAACACGCGAATAGGAAAGCCGACCTGTTTATTCATCAAATATAAACGCACAAAAACAAGGTAAGTATAAACAGTGATATAAGCTACATAGGCTGTATAAGGCGGCATTCCCAAGAAAAAAAAGATACATGTTAAAGGTAGCACTAAACACCCTAATCCACCCACATAAATATAAAATTTCTTTATATGTCCCGTAGCTTGAGCTAATGTCGTAAGAGGAGCTGCCGGTAAATCAATCAAAGTTCCTAACATGGCTAATTGCCAAAAGATAACGGCATGCCGCGGCACTTCCTTTAACCATAATGACAAAAGAAAATCTGCCTCCAATACAAAAGGTATAAAAAAAACAAGCATCAGCAAGTAGGAATACTTGCCACCTTGACGGACAAGAATAAAACACGATTCATAATTTTTATCAGCATATGTTTTTATAATCTGCGGATTTAATGCTGTTGTAAAATTATTCACAAACTGTTTTACACCGGCCTCGGCCTGCCCTGCTACCCCTCGTGCAGCATTAACTGCAACGCCAAAAAACAAATTAGATACAATGTTGACTCCTTGCGTATTGAAAAGATATGCTCCGGTTCCTAAAAAATTCCATCCAGCAAAGCCAAACATTTCACGTGTAAGATTTTTATCTAATTTTGCCGTATATTTGCATTCTTTAAAATGAAGCGAACAATAACGACCATATATCAAACGGATAATTAAAGACGACAAAGCTAATAAAACGCCATACAATATCAAGTGATCAAAAGCTACAATAAATAATAAATAAGCAGACACAAACTTCAACGCCGCCTCTAGTAACCCTACATAAGCGAATATGTTCATCCGTTCATGCGCTATAATCACCGCGCTATAAGGT from Bacteroides sp. MSB163 includes:
- a CDS encoding lipopolysaccharide biosynthesis protein gives rise to the protein MAQVSSNKRVAKNTLLLYIRTFVILIVNLYTSRIVLEVLGVEDYGIYNIVGGMVVMFSIISAALSNSITRFITFELGKGNKDKLKQIFSTSVNIQLRLSLIVAIAVEGIGVYFMYAYMQIPEDRLSAAFWVLQCSLLNFIISLVSLPYSAVIIAHERMNIFAYVGLLEAALKFVSAYLLFIVAFDHLILYGVLLALSSLIIRLIYGRYCSLHFKECKYTAKLDKNLTREMFGFAGWNFLGTGAYLFNTQGVNIVSNLFFGVAVNAARGVAGQAEAGVKQFVNNFTTALNPQIIKTYADKNYESCFILVRQGGKYSYLLMLVFFIPFVLEADFLLSLWLKEVPRHAVIFWQLAMLGTLIDLPAAPLTTLAQATGHIKKFYIYVGGLGCLVLPLTCIFFFLGMPPYTAYVAYITVYTYLVFVRLYLMNKQVGFPIRVFVIQVLLRVAVVTAISLILPVLIVYIMPYGFVRFILVASVSFISIVGSTFLFGMDRAERKRIKSFVLNKIRNN